In the Mytilus galloprovincialis chromosome 10, xbMytGall1.hap1.1, whole genome shotgun sequence genome, one interval contains:
- the LOC143049664 gene encoding uncharacterized protein LOC143049664 — MRQKDDLEFAQLLNRLRQNQLTENDFAVLNTRTVSISDPSYRTNATHLFVENALVDHFNLQYISKLGSQKVKVKAVDTVCGDLPASVKTKLLSSLPEKQSDTANLAKEVVLAIGMKYDLTANIEVTDGLTNGSTCELKLIECKTKSIRPSIIWVKFEDARIGANSRRKYSHLYGKDVEKTWTPMFDIKRSFTYKYKTFERIQFPLRPAAGKTIHKSQGDTLQEVVVSLKSKRKGKIPHIHYVALSRVTSLTGLQILDLNQEAIAVAECVRQELHRLRTDATLQLCFKPLYNLSSNYFKVVFNNSRSLHAHFNDIKSDPNILDADVIGIAESRLVSTDENDDFHVPGFEPPVRLDQKQTNFNTRPPHGLVLYYRNDCILHNTVTFSTPSLEFVIADIISPSKGLFQVVFVYKAPICKLQQLKDTFLANLLPDVYLRHPKIIIMGDFNIDLNTGNTSFLKFMRDSFCCSQIVSKPTTSYGTLLDLIFLNFDSKVNFETDVLDSYWSDHKVIYVAIETQ, encoded by the coding sequence ATGAGACAAAAAGATGATTTGGAATTTGCTCAATTACTAAATAGGTTGAGACAAAATCAGCTGACTGAAAATGATTTTGCAGTTTTAAATACAAGAACTGTTTCAATCAGTGATCCATCATACAGAACTAATGCTACTCAtttgtttgttgaaaatgctTTAGTGGATCATTTTAATTTACAATACATATCTAAATTAGGCTCACAAAAGGTTAAAGTTAAAGCAGTTGACACAGTTTGTGGGGATTTACCAGcatctgtaaaaacaaaattacttagTTCTTTACCAGAAAAACAGTCTGATACAGCCAATCTTGCAAAGGAAGTGGTATTAGCAATTGGGATGAAATATGATCTTACAGCTAATATTGAAGTCACTGATGGTCTCACAAATGGTTCAACTTGTGAACTTAAATTGATAGAGTGCAAAACTAAATCTATAAGACCAAGTATCATATGGGTTAAGTTTGAGGATGCCAGAATTGGTGCTAACAGTAGAAGAAAATATTCACACTTGTATGGAAAAGATGTTGAAAAAACATGGACTCCAATGTTTGACATTAAAAGGtcatttacttataaatataagacCTTTGAAAGAATTCAATTTCCTCTTCGTCCAGCAGCCGGAAAAACAATTCATAAATCGCAAGGAGACACATTACAAGAAGTTGTTGTTAGTCTGAAATCAAAACGTAAAGGGAAAATAccacatattcactatgttgCGCTAAGCAGAGTAACATCTTTAACTGGATTACAGATATTAGATCTTAATCAAGAAGCAATAGCTGTAGCAGAGTGTGTTCGACAAGAATTACACAGACTAAGGACAGATGCAACTCTACAGTTGTGCTTTAAGCCATTGTATAATTTATCAAGTAACTATTTTAAAGTAGTTTTCAACAACTCAAGGTCTTTGCATGCTCActttaatgatataaaatcagACCCTAACATCTTGGATGCTGATGTTATTGGTATTGCTGAATCAAGACTTGTTTCaacagatgaaaatgatgattttcatgtACCTGGTTTTGAACCACCAGTTCGATTAGACCAAAAGCAAACAAACTTTAATACAAGACCACCTCATGGTTTGGTATTATATTATCGAAATGATTGTATTCTTCACAATACAGTCACTTTCTCAACTCCATCTTTAGAGTTTGTTATAGCAGACATAATATCACCCAGCAAAGGTCTTTTTCAAGttgtctttgtttacaaagcacCAATCTGTAAATTGCAACAACTAAAAGATACTTTCCTTGCAAACCTTCTTCCTGATGTGTATTTAAGACATCCAAAAATTATCATAATGGGagactttaatattgatttaaacactgggaacacttcttttttaaagttcatgAGAGATTCATTTTGCTGTTCACAAATTGTGTCTAAACCTACTACATCTTATGGTACATTGTTGGACTTAATTTTCCTAAATTTTGATAGTAAGGTAAATTTTGAAACAGATGTTCTTGATTCCTATTGGTCAGATCATAAAGTTATATATGTAGCCATTGAAACACAATGA